The following are from one region of the Pseudazoarcus pumilus genome:
- a CDS encoding AmiS/UreI family transporter, whose amino-acid sequence MLLGLALLYVGAVLFLNGLWLLGRIGDREIAVINIFVGGLTLLVALYLAFFENDPESIRAAALTLLFTFTYLWVAMNRFNGADGRGLGWFSLFVAITLIPVTIGAFVEAGSVLGMWLAFCWAAWTFLWFLFFLLLGVQKPIVRFTGQVTVVTGILTGWVPGFLMLDGILV is encoded by the coding sequence ATGCTGCTCGGACTTGCTCTACTTTATGTCGGTGCCGTTCTTTTCCTGAACGGTCTTTGGCTGCTCGGTCGTATCGGCGATCGCGAGATCGCGGTCATCAACATCTTCGTTGGCGGACTGACCCTTCTGGTCGCCCTGTACCTTGCCTTCTTCGAGAACGATCCGGAGTCCATCCGCGCAGCCGCCCTCACGTTGCTGTTTACCTTCACCTACCTTTGGGTCGCAATGAACCGATTCAACGGCGCGGACGGGCGCGGGTTGGGCTGGTTCAGTCTCTTCGTCGCGATCACCCTCATTCCGGTGACGATCGGCGCCTTCGTGGAGGCCGGTTCCGTTCTCGGAATGTGGCTCGCATTCTGCTGGGCGGCATGGACCTTTCTCTGGTTCCTGTTCTTTCTGCTGCTCGGCGTGCAGAAGCCGATCGTGCGCTTCACCGGGCAAGTGACTGTCGTGACCGGCATTCTCACGGGCTGGGTGCCGGGCTTCCTGATGCTCGATGGCATTCTGGTTTGA
- a CDS encoding Bug family tripartite tricarboxylate transporter substrate binding protein, protein MKLARRILLTTVAALGLTAGLASTSAAEYPEREVRWVIPWNAGGSNDIMARFLQPILAKEGLKVVIENVPGGTGAIGMGQVATAKPDGYTIGNGTSSTLSIIAQGKAPLKNEQFTHIIRVSVDPLMLLVPGNSPHKTLDEFMAHLKANDGKVTIGTPGTYNINHIFAEMTARGAGVAYRHVPYPGGSRVIAELMGGQIAAGVLKPSETMEQIKSGDLRPLGVFANERLEVLPDVPTFADRGIDVYPFGPVVQMAYIAAPANMDPKVRETLTAKYRAALESPEFKKFAADNGFLIDPLAGEALDKEVAAVAKAIAAVAEQTFK, encoded by the coding sequence ATGAAGCTCGCACGAAGGATCTTGCTCACCACCGTTGCCGCCCTCGGCCTGACCGCAGGCCTGGCTTCCACCAGCGCAGCCGAATACCCCGAGCGCGAAGTCCGCTGGGTGATTCCATGGAATGCGGGCGGGTCGAACGACATCATGGCGCGCTTCCTGCAGCCGATCCTGGCCAAGGAAGGACTCAAGGTCGTCATCGAGAACGTGCCGGGTGGCACGGGCGCCATCGGCATGGGGCAGGTGGCCACCGCCAAGCCCGACGGCTACACCATCGGCAACGGCACCAGCTCGACGCTGTCGATCATCGCGCAGGGCAAGGCGCCGCTCAAGAACGAACAGTTCACGCACATCATCCGCGTGTCGGTCGATCCGCTGATGCTGCTGGTGCCGGGCAACAGCCCGCACAAGACCCTCGACGAGTTCATGGCCCACCTGAAGGCCAACGACGGCAAGGTCACCATCGGCACGCCGGGCACCTACAACATCAACCACATCTTCGCCGAGATGACCGCGCGCGGTGCCGGCGTGGCCTATCGTCATGTGCCGTATCCGGGCGGCTCGCGGGTCATCGCCGAGTTGATGGGTGGCCAGATCGCCGCAGGCGTGCTCAAGCCCAGCGAGACGATGGAGCAGATCAAGTCGGGCGACCTGCGTCCGCTCGGCGTGTTCGCCAACGAGCGTCTCGAGGTGCTGCCCGACGTGCCGACCTTCGCCGATCGCGGAATCGACGTCTATCCGTTCGGTCCGGTGGTCCAGATGGCCTACATCGCCGCTCCGGCCAACATGGACCCGAAGGTGCGCGAGACGCTCACGGCGAAGTATCGTGCGGCGCTGGAAAGCCCCGAGTTCAAGAAGTTCGCAGCCGACAACGGCTTCCTGATCGATCCGCTCGCCGGCGAGGCGCTGGACAAGGAAGTCGCCGCTGTCGCCAAGGCCATCGCCGCGGTCGCGGAACAGACCTTCAAGTAA
- a CDS encoding TRAP transporter substrate-binding protein, with translation MKIRTRITTLAACLVTAAATFTGVAQASPEVTLKLAHVQPETHAFHKGSVKFAETLKEVSGGKMEVQIFPNGVMGNERDLLEALQIGSLDLVTVTSALTSKFSTNYQVFSLPFLFDSYEDAFRVMDDPEIRGSLGEKLIGKGIRPVAYWIGGARSYYGRSEVENLPDFQGKKVRTMEDPYYLATWKSLGAIPTPLPFGEVYSALQTGLVDGAEGAINTYVSKKFYESAPHVAMVNYVYSIQPLHIAESRWKKLSEQQREWVKQAADASSTFERQIILDEDRKMNDTLASHGVQVTRPDIGPLREAVAPVYEKFRKEFGDEAYSLVEQIRKD, from the coding sequence ATGAAAATCCGCACTCGCATCACGACCCTGGCGGCGTGCCTCGTTACCGCCGCGGCGACCTTCACCGGCGTGGCCCAGGCCAGCCCCGAGGTCACCCTCAAGCTCGCCCACGTGCAGCCCGAGACGCACGCCTTCCACAAGGGTTCGGTGAAGTTCGCCGAAACCCTGAAGGAAGTGTCCGGCGGCAAGATGGAGGTGCAAATCTTCCCCAACGGCGTGATGGGCAACGAGCGCGACCTGCTCGAGGCCTTGCAGATCGGCTCGCTCGATCTGGTCACCGTCACGTCGGCGCTCACCAGCAAGTTCAGCACCAACTACCAGGTGTTCTCACTGCCCTTCCTGTTCGACAGCTACGAGGACGCATTCCGTGTCATGGACGACCCGGAGATCCGCGGTTCGCTGGGCGAGAAGCTGATCGGCAAGGGCATCCGGCCGGTCGCATACTGGATTGGCGGGGCGCGCAGCTACTACGGTCGCAGCGAGGTCGAGAACCTGCCCGACTTCCAGGGCAAGAAGGTGCGCACCATGGAGGACCCGTACTACCTCGCGACGTGGAAATCGCTCGGCGCGATCCCCACGCCGTTGCCCTTCGGCGAAGTCTATTCTGCCCTGCAGACCGGCCTGGTGGACGGTGCCGAAGGTGCGATCAACACCTATGTGTCGAAGAAGTTCTACGAGTCGGCGCCGCACGTGGCGATGGTCAATTACGTCTATTCGATCCAGCCGCTGCACATTGCCGAGTCGCGCTGGAAGAAGCTCAGCGAGCAGCAGCGCGAATGGGTGAAGCAGGCGGCCGACGCGTCTTCCACCTTCGAGCGCCAGATCATCCTCGACGAGGACCGCAAGATGAACGACACGCTCGCCAGCCATGGCGTGCAGGTCACGCGTCCCGACATCGGGCCGCTGCGCGAGGCCGTCGCACCCGTCTACGAGAAGTTCCGCAAGGAGTTCGGCGATGAGGCCTACAGCCTCGTCGAGCAGATCCGCAAGGACTGA
- a CDS encoding FAD-dependent oxidoreductase produces MNDLDCDVLVVGGGVTGVAAATAAARSGARTILLEARPFVGGNATTGLCLHNYITKNGRQVVFGIAQEVVDRMIERGGAVGHIPFPDGFCHSITPVDGEYFRIMSTEMLAEAGVQILYGVNVVGVETQGREITEVHAAVKGGIRKIRARAYLDASGDADLVSYAGGAVQKGEKATGKMQPVSMLLHFHGVDTRRIADAIGVSEPAMATRPDFPEPIPVYFRGSFSRWNDVIREQGIFPNEDHMVFFNTVWPDQVNVNTSAVFGIDGTDPIQLSRAAVELTRQAERIGGFLKQYVPGFENAYLVPAGFAQVRQTRVIEGLYQITDDDALEGRKFDDTIGQVCFPIDIHDPDTGQASFFPIGDDGAFDIPFRSLVPRDLDNVIVAGRCLSATHMAFGATRNMAPCLVSGQAAGVAAAQAAAVGSSIPELDVAALQKTLLGQGVFLGDRFA; encoded by the coding sequence ATGAACGATCTGGATTGCGATGTGCTGGTGGTCGGTGGCGGGGTGACGGGCGTGGCGGCAGCGACGGCGGCCGCGCGCAGTGGTGCCCGCACCATCCTGCTCGAGGCGCGCCCCTTCGTCGGTGGCAACGCGACGACCGGCCTTTGCCTGCACAACTACATCACCAAGAACGGCCGTCAGGTCGTGTTCGGCATTGCGCAGGAAGTGGTCGACCGCATGATCGAGCGCGGCGGCGCGGTCGGGCATATCCCTTTCCCGGATGGGTTCTGCCATTCGATCACGCCGGTCGATGGCGAGTACTTCCGCATCATGTCGACCGAGATGCTGGCCGAGGCGGGCGTGCAGATCCTCTATGGCGTCAACGTCGTGGGCGTGGAGACGCAGGGGCGCGAGATCACCGAGGTGCATGCCGCCGTCAAGGGCGGCATCCGCAAGATCCGCGCACGCGCCTATCTCGATGCCAGTGGTGACGCCGACCTGGTGAGCTACGCCGGCGGTGCGGTGCAGAAGGGCGAGAAGGCCACCGGCAAGATGCAGCCGGTATCGATGCTGCTGCACTTTCACGGTGTCGATACGCGTCGCATCGCCGACGCGATCGGCGTATCCGAGCCGGCGATGGCGACGCGCCCCGATTTCCCGGAGCCGATCCCGGTGTATTTCCGCGGCTCGTTCAGCCGCTGGAACGACGTCATCCGCGAACAGGGCATCTTCCCCAACGAGGACCACATGGTGTTCTTCAACACCGTCTGGCCCGACCAGGTGAACGTGAATACCTCGGCGGTGTTCGGCATCGACGGCACCGACCCGATCCAGCTCTCGCGCGCGGCGGTGGAACTGACCCGCCAGGCCGAACGCATTGGCGGCTTCCTCAAGCAGTACGTGCCGGGCTTCGAGAACGCCTATCTGGTGCCGGCGGGCTTCGCCCAGGTGCGTCAGACCCGTGTCATCGAGGGGCTCTACCAGATCACCGACGACGATGCCCTGGAAGGGCGCAAGTTCGACGACACCATCGGCCAGGTGTGCTTTCCGATCGACATCCACGATCCCGATACCGGCCAGGCGAGCTTCTTCCCGATCGGTGACGACGGGGCCTTCGACATTCCGTTCCGCTCGCTGGTACCGCGTGACCTCGACAACGTAATCGTCGCGGGCCGCTGCCTGTCGGCCACGCACATGGCCTTCGGCGCGACGCGCAACATGGCGCCGTGCCTGGTGTCGGGGCAGGCCGCCGGCGTCGCCGCGGCGCAGGCCGCCGCAGTCGGTTCGAGCATTCCGGAGCTGGACGTGGCCGCGTTGCAGAAGACGCTGCTCGGGCAGGGCGTGTTCCTCGGCGACCGCTTTGCCTGA
- a CDS encoding TRAP transporter large permease produces the protein MTLALFATFIICIVIGIPITFSLGVAALAAIMASDLSVIVIAQRVLPAIVDASVLVCIPLFILAGNVLSYGGMGDRLVSVANILVGRSRGGLGSANVLASMLFGGISGSAAADTSAVGSVMIPSMEKQGYDKAFATAITVISSPLGAIIPPSIIMIVYCWVTETSIASIFAAGYLPGLIIGGAMILLGWIISVRKGYPIAPQTSWAEKVRIVATALPALAMPVMIIGGIVGGVATATETAALASVYGFLVSMYYYRELKWSAVPTILFETVKLTGVVLLIIAMAALYGWLMAFDRVPFQVAELLGAMGLTPFAFLAVYVAMMIFLGCFLAPTEALIIAVPILFPVAMQMGIDPLHFGIVSVTALAFGHVSPPVGVCLFVGSAISGLSLGRIIRALLPFYVVIFGVLMLIAFYAPITTLVPDLLGLSR, from the coding sequence ATGACATTGGCGTTGTTCGCGACATTCATCATCTGCATCGTGATCGGCATTCCGATCACCTTCAGTCTCGGCGTTGCCGCACTTGCGGCCATCATGGCGAGCGACCTGTCGGTCATCGTGATTGCCCAGCGCGTGCTGCCGGCCATCGTCGACGCATCGGTACTGGTGTGCATTCCGCTGTTCATCCTGGCCGGCAACGTGCTCAGCTACGGCGGCATGGGCGACCGTCTGGTGAGCGTGGCCAACATCCTCGTCGGCCGCAGCCGGGGCGGGCTGGGCTCGGCCAACGTGCTCGCCAGCATGCTGTTCGGTGGCATCTCGGGCTCGGCTGCCGCCGATACCTCGGCGGTGGGCAGCGTGATGATTCCGTCGATGGAAAAGCAGGGCTACGACAAGGCCTTTGCCACCGCGATCACGGTGATCTCGTCGCCGCTGGGTGCGATCATCCCGCCCAGCATCATCATGATCGTCTATTGCTGGGTCACGGAAACCTCGATCGCGAGCATCTTTGCCGCAGGCTACCTGCCGGGGCTGATCATCGGCGGGGCGATGATCCTGCTCGGCTGGATCATCTCGGTGCGCAAGGGCTATCCCATCGCACCGCAGACCTCCTGGGCGGAGAAGGTTCGCATCGTCGCGACGGCGCTGCCGGCGCTGGCCATGCCGGTGATGATCATCGGCGGCATCGTGGGCGGCGTCGCCACCGCCACCGAGACGGCCGCGCTCGCGTCAGTGTATGGCTTTCTGGTCTCGATGTACTACTACCGCGAACTGAAGTGGTCGGCCGTGCCCACCATCCTGTTCGAGACTGTCAAGCTGACCGGCGTGGTGCTGCTGATCATCGCGATGGCGGCCCTCTACGGATGGCTAATGGCCTTCGATCGCGTGCCGTTCCAGGTCGCCGAGCTGCTCGGCGCCATGGGACTTACGCCGTTCGCCTTTCTTGCCGTGTATGTGGCGATGATGATCTTCCTCGGGTGTTTCCTGGCGCCCACCGAGGCGCTGATCATCGCCGTGCCCATTCTCTTTCCGGTGGCGATGCAGATGGGCATCGATCCGCTGCACTTCGGCATCGTCTCCGTGACGGCGTTGGCCTTTGGCCACGTATCACCGCCGGTCGGAGTCTGCCTGTTCGTCGGTTCGGCGATCAGCGGACTGTCGCTCGGGCGAATCATCCGCGCGCTGCTGCCGTTCTACGTGGTGATCTTTGGCGTGCTGATGCTGATCGCGTTCTATGCGCCGATCACCACCCTGGTGCCGGATCTGCTCGGGTTGAGTCGGTAA
- a CDS encoding tripartite tricarboxylate transporter permease, whose amino-acid sequence MELLDNLIPALLSTVTSPVALGLILVGVVVGFTFGATPGLTATMGVALFIPLTFPLEADLAIGMMIALYCGSMAGGAIPAILINIPGTPSALITTIDGHPMARKGLAGRAYGWALVSSIVGGLVAWVFLVTLAPMLARLALKLGPAEYAATALLGMTIIASIVPGRLLKGALSVVIGVALSVVGLDQITGEGRWTFDTLALMRGIDIMPALIGLLVIPELMGSMFERNKGEKLPYTLKHMLPSFREWCGQAVNTVRSAIIGVVVGIVPALGGSVGSLIAYDQAKRSDKNRAEYGKGAPGGVVASEAANNGVTGGALIPLLTLGIPGDTVTAMLLGGLTIHGLQPGPRLFETSGPIVWEILGSVLIAMLMIAVVGLIGFRFFVRVLDVPRHLLVPALFVLAVVGTYSLANQWFDVVIMLALGVGGFLMTLAGIPVYPAVIGVILGPLLESETRRALVISGGEWSTFFTRPGAATILTIALLALVLPNLLSWIKRQRQSAPNPSARSTPNEN is encoded by the coding sequence ATGGAACTTCTCGACAACCTGATCCCCGCGCTGCTGAGCACCGTCACGTCGCCCGTGGCGCTGGGCCTGATTCTGGTCGGCGTGGTGGTGGGCTTCACCTTCGGGGCGACGCCGGGGCTGACCGCGACGATGGGTGTGGCGCTGTTCATTCCGCTGACCTTCCCGCTCGAGGCGGATCTGGCCATCGGCATGATGATCGCGCTCTACTGCGGCTCGATGGCCGGCGGCGCGATTCCCGCGATCCTGATCAACATCCCCGGTACGCCCTCGGCGCTGATCACCACCATCGACGGCCATCCGATGGCGCGCAAGGGACTGGCCGGCCGCGCGTACGGCTGGGCCTTGGTGTCATCCATCGTCGGGGGCCTGGTGGCCTGGGTGTTTCTCGTCACCCTCGCGCCGATGCTCGCCCGCCTGGCGCTGAAGCTGGGCCCCGCCGAATACGCCGCGACCGCGCTGCTGGGCATGACCATCATCGCGTCCATCGTGCCCGGACGCCTGCTCAAGGGCGCGCTGTCGGTGGTCATCGGCGTGGCGCTGTCGGTGGTCGGCCTGGACCAGATCACCGGCGAGGGGCGCTGGACCTTCGACACGCTGGCGCTGATGCGCGGCATCGACATCATGCCGGCGCTGATCGGCCTGCTGGTGATCCCCGAGCTGATGGGCTCGATGTTCGAGCGCAACAAGGGCGAGAAGCTGCCCTACACGCTCAAGCACATGCTGCCCAGTTTCCGCGAATGGTGCGGGCAGGCGGTCAACACCGTCCGCTCGGCGATCATCGGCGTGGTGGTCGGCATCGTGCCGGCGCTGGGAGGCAGCGTCGGCTCGCTGATCGCCTATGACCAGGCCAAACGCTCGGACAAGAACCGCGCCGAGTACGGCAAGGGCGCGCCGGGCGGGGTGGTCGCCTCCGAAGCGGCCAACAACGGCGTGACCGGCGGTGCGCTGATTCCGCTGCTCACACTCGGCATTCCCGGCGACACGGTCACCGCGATGCTGCTCGGCGGCCTGACCATCCACGGCCTGCAGCCAGGCCCGCGCCTGTTCGAGACCAGCGGGCCGATCGTGTGGGAGATTCTCGGCTCGGTGCTGATCGCGATGCTGATGATCGCCGTGGTCGGCCTGATCGGCTTCCGCTTCTTCGTGCGCGTGCTCGACGTGCCCCGTCACCTGCTGGTTCCGGCGTTGTTCGTGCTCGCCGTGGTCGGCACCTACTCGCTCGCCAACCAGTGGTTCGACGTCGTCATCATGCTCGCGCTCGGCGTTGGCGGCTTCCTGATGACGCTGGCCGGCATCCCGGTGTACCCGGCGGTCATCGGCGTGATCCTCGGCCCGCTGCTCGAATCCGAGACGCGCCGCGCGCTGGTCATCAGCGGTGGCGAATGGAGCACCTTCTTCACCCGGCCCGGTGCCGCGACGATCCTCACGATCGCCCTGCTGGCGCTGGTCCTTCCCAACCTGCTGTCGTGGATCAAGCGTCAGCGTCAATCCGCCCCGAACCCCTCAGCGAGGAGCACTCCGAATGAAAATTGA
- a CDS encoding tripartite tricarboxylate transporter TctB family protein yields the protein MHSLRLAASAAVTLILLGLVALLWSPAFALPAAGRVNGIGPGALPQFSVVAIAALSVLIFVRDFVSMRRSGQISGASEFGEGADPRRVVGISLVTLLALSAYVALWAAIGFPVASILFLAVMSMVLLPRELRSTRAYVAIAVCSVAFGTGVWALFVYVLQVPLR from the coding sequence ATGCACAGTCTTCGACTCGCTGCCAGCGCGGCGGTGACGCTGATCCTGCTCGGGCTGGTGGCGCTGCTGTGGTCGCCCGCCTTCGCCCTGCCGGCAGCCGGGCGTGTCAACGGCATCGGTCCGGGTGCGCTGCCGCAGTTCAGCGTGGTGGCCATCGCAGCCCTGTCGGTCCTGATCTTCGTGCGCGACTTCGTGTCGATGCGCCGCTCGGGGCAGATCAGCGGCGCGAGCGAATTCGGCGAAGGTGCCGATCCGCGGCGGGTGGTCGGCATCAGCCTCGTCACGCTGCTCGCACTGTCGGCCTATGTCGCGCTTTGGGCAGCGATCGGATTTCCGGTCGCTTCCATTCTGTTTCTCGCCGTGATGAGCATGGTGTTGCTGCCGCGCGAACTGCGCAGTACACGCGCTTACGTTGCCATCGCGGTGTGCTCGGTCGCATTCGGTACCGGCGTATGGGCCCTGTTCGTCTATGTCCTGCAGGTTCCGCTGCGCTGA
- a CDS encoding helix-turn-helix transcriptional regulator, with amino-acid sequence MHAHSGDQARISALLYSIHATTHDDGAWGDTLCQLRDWLDSRWTTIARHHFLSGHGEILHHAPDDPDLNHTYAEHAARNPWFLSSEEYSTGTVLRGTDLLGMQELKRTDFYRKLMQPHGLLHRLCGVAARRGDLIYYIAAHRGEDQPDFSNDDRARLSDVLAHLSLALENGWKQREARDFGLALTEVIEQTAVATFLTDADSQILFRNRAAELLLEQDSGLIAPRNCLSAISGADRLALHEAVRGVASRVRAGESRSPQVLSISTPSGVHPTVVSVYPAGRSFTAARGESCDLVAVSARNQHSRHEHCSFARQFDFTPAQARLSSLLFTGHSLASTARILHVSENTVRSHLKQIFQKTDTHSQMELVHLHSRICVDID; translated from the coding sequence GTGCACGCCCATTCGGGGGATCAGGCGCGCATCAGCGCCTTGCTCTACAGCATCCACGCGACCACTCACGACGATGGCGCATGGGGCGATACCCTGTGCCAGTTGCGTGACTGGTTGGACAGCCGCTGGACGACGATCGCCCGTCATCACTTTCTCAGCGGACACGGCGAAATCCTTCACCACGCGCCGGATGATCCGGATCTGAATCACACCTACGCCGAACACGCAGCACGTAATCCCTGGTTCCTGTCGAGCGAGGAATACTCCACTGGTACCGTGCTCCGCGGCACCGACCTGCTCGGCATGCAGGAGCTCAAGCGCACCGATTTCTACCGTAAATTGATGCAGCCCCATGGTTTGCTTCATCGGCTTTGCGGTGTTGCCGCGCGTCGCGGGGATCTCATCTATTACATCGCCGCCCATCGTGGCGAGGATCAGCCCGATTTCTCGAACGATGACCGCGCCCGGCTCAGCGACGTTCTCGCCCATCTGTCATTGGCTCTCGAGAACGGCTGGAAACAGCGTGAAGCGCGCGATTTCGGGCTCGCCCTTACGGAAGTCATCGAACAGACGGCGGTCGCGACCTTCCTGACCGATGCCGACAGCCAGATTCTTTTTCGCAACCGGGCGGCCGAACTGCTGCTCGAACAAGACTCCGGACTGATTGCGCCACGCAATTGCCTGAGTGCGATCTCCGGCGCCGACCGACTTGCCTTGCATGAAGCTGTTCGCGGCGTTGCCTCCCGCGTCCGCGCGGGCGAGTCCCGTTCGCCTCAGGTGCTGAGCATCAGCACGCCGAGCGGTGTTCACCCGACCGTAGTCTCGGTCTATCCGGCCGGTCGCAGCTTCACAGCCGCGCGGGGCGAATCGTGCGACCTGGTCGCCGTCTCGGCGCGTAATCAGCACAGCCGTCACGAGCACTGTTCTTTCGCACGTCAGTTCGATTTCACGCCAGCCCAGGCGCGCCTGAGCAGCCTGCTATTCACGGGCCACAGTCTCGCCAGCACGGCGCGCATCCTGCACGTGTCCGAAAATACCGTGCGCAGCCATCTCAAGCAGATTTTCCAGAAGACCGACACGCATAGCCAGATGGAACTTGTGCACCTGCACTCGCGCATCTGCGTCGATATTGATTGA
- a CDS encoding GntR family transcriptional regulator, protein MENATHLQPALQPVEREPLGDQVFAQIREALFAGRFEPGQRLVLRDLADSLGISITPVRDALNRMVAGGVLEQGPRNSAVVPDLDAQSLRHLLIVRTELEGRATREAAGNADAARLRVLEDTMARMRRLIAERKLEAYLDLHRQFHFGIYRMADIPILFEMIESLWLRCGPVLTFVIPDYVLSLKGTDHHLKILEALHAGDADAAETEMIADIEEAGAYLLSLADDEGRIRRARRS, encoded by the coding sequence ATGGAAAACGCCACACATCTGCAGCCGGCACTCCAGCCGGTCGAACGCGAGCCGCTCGGCGACCAAGTCTTTGCTCAGATCCGCGAGGCGCTTTTCGCAGGCCGCTTCGAACCCGGCCAGCGTCTGGTGCTGCGTGACCTGGCCGACTCGCTGGGGATCTCGATCACGCCGGTGCGCGACGCACTCAACCGTATGGTCGCCGGTGGCGTGCTCGAGCAGGGCCCGCGCAACTCGGCCGTGGTCCCGGATCTGGACGCGCAGTCGCTGCGCCATCTGCTGATCGTGCGCACGGAACTGGAGGGACGCGCGACGCGCGAGGCCGCCGGCAATGCCGACGCAGCTCGCCTGCGCGTGCTGGAAGACACGATGGCCCGGATGCGTCGCCTGATCGCCGAACGCAAGCTCGAGGCCTATCTCGACCTGCATCGGCAGTTCCACTTCGGCATCTACCGCATGGCCGACATCCCGATCCTGTTCGAGATGATCGAGAGCCTATGGCTGCGCTGCGGCCCGGTGCTGACCTTCGTCATTCCGGATTACGTGCTCTCGCTCAAGGGCACGGACCACCATCTGAAGATCCTCGAAGCCCTGCACGCCGGCGACGCCGATGCAGCCGAGACGGAGATGATCGCGGACATCGAGGAGGCCGGCGCCTATCTGCTCAGTCTTGCCGACGACGAAGGTCGAATACGCCGCGCCCGTCGGAGCTGA
- a CDS encoding TRAP transporter small permease, with product MWKRLLSVEAVCGALLVVIALLMSVQVFTRYVLEQPLTWSDEIISLAFTWLCFLGAAVALKHRGHIGLTFLVELCPPAPRRVWIAAIGLVVSAFLAVLIYAGWKMTALVHDQLSAALEMPMSYFYAALPFSAVLMIYYELAHVVAAWRENWS from the coding sequence ATGTGGAAACGGCTGCTCTCGGTCGAGGCCGTGTGCGGGGCGCTGCTGGTCGTGATCGCCCTGCTGATGTCGGTACAGGTGTTCACCCGCTACGTGCTGGAACAACCGCTGACGTGGAGCGACGAGATCATCTCGCTGGCCTTCACCTGGCTTTGCTTCCTCGGCGCTGCCGTGGCGCTGAAGCACCGCGGGCACATCGGCCTGACCTTCCTCGTGGAGCTGTGTCCCCCCGCGCCGCGTCGCGTGTGGATCGCCGCGATCGGCCTGGTGGTGTCGGCGTTCCTGGCGGTGCTCATCTATGCCGGCTGGAAGATGACGGCCCTCGTGCATGATCAGCTATCGGCGGCACTGGAAATGCCGATGAGCTACTTCTATGCGGCTCTGCCCTTCAGTGCCGTACTCATGATCTATTACGAACTGGCCCATGTCGTGGCCGCATGGCGGGAGAATTGGTCATGA
- a CDS encoding GntR family transcriptional regulator, with the protein MSTETTADTPLNLAPLEDFDAYVPLRVAVLTRLKQAILDGVLKPGELLSENRIATQLSVSRTPVREALRVLEQENLVTMLPGRKVIVSVPSAEDIDEIYDIRFIVESEALRRITPDRTDLIERLEACIARQEAALERRDTRALREINTEFHMIFVSVLNNRRLRQFIDSVYDSITRFRLYSLENPEWAEHGSQEHRRLVELLKAGDTDGAVEMLREHLASARNIVTKMFN; encoded by the coding sequence ATGAGTACCGAGACGACTGCCGATACGCCGCTGAACCTTGCTCCGCTGGAGGATTTCGATGCGTACGTGCCGCTGCGTGTGGCCGTGCTCACGCGGCTCAAGCAGGCGATTCTCGACGGCGTGCTGAAACCGGGCGAACTGCTCAGCGAAAACCGCATCGCGACCCAGCTGTCGGTGAGTCGCACACCGGTGCGCGAAGCGCTGAGGGTTCTGGAGCAGGAAAACCTCGTGACCATGCTGCCGGGTCGCAAGGTCATCGTCTCCGTGCCCAGTGCCGAGGACATCGACGAGATCTACGACATCCGGTTCATCGTCGAATCCGAGGCACTCCGGCGCATCACGCCGGATCGCACCGATCTCATCGAACGTCTCGAGGCGTGCATCGCACGCCAGGAGGCGGCCCTCGAACGTCGTGACACGCGCGCCCTGCGCGAGATCAACACCGAGTTCCACATGATCTTCGTGTCGGTATTGAACAACCGCCGCCTGCGGCAGTTCATCGATTCCGTCTACGACTCGATCACCCGTTTCCGGCTGTATTCGCTGGAGAACCCGGAATGGGCGGAACACGGTTCGCAGGAACATCGCCGGCTGGTCGAGCTGCTCAAGGCCGGCGATACCGACGGCGCCGTAGAGATGCTCAGGGAGCATCTCGCCAGCGCCAGAAACATCGTCACGAAGATGTTCAATTGA